The following DNA comes from Amycolatopsis albispora.
ACCGCAAGACGAAGATCGGGATCGGGATCGCCGCCGGAGTGCTCGTCCTCACTGGTGGGGGCGTGGGCCTGGCCTCCGCGATGTCCGGCGACGGCGACGAGGTCAGCGGCCCCGCGGCCGACCAGGCACGAGCCGCGGCCGTGCAGTCCGTGCCCGGCGGGAAGGCCGGCGCTGTCGAGACCGAGACCGACGAGGGCGCCGCCGCCTACGGCGTCACCGTCACCAAGCCCGACGGCTCCAC
Coding sequences within:
- a CDS encoding PepSY domain-containing protein, yielding MNRKTKIGIGIAAGVLVLTGGGVGLASAMSGDGDEVSGPAADQARAAAVQSVPGGKAGAVETETDEGAAAYGVTVTKPDGSTVEVHLDSTFHVVGTEAPGQDHDADGDEG